In Chitinophaga oryzae, the sequence TTTTTATATCGAAGAATTGCCGGAGGAGCAGCTGGCTGATTTAGTAGGAGAGGCAGAGACCGATGAAGAAAAGGCCGCCATCCTGTTGTCTAAACTCCAATTATGCCGCGTAGGTTTTTACCCGGATGGCAAATACGGAACTACCAGTTATGCTGTTTTCGACTATACGATTTATATCGACGGAGAGCCGGAAGATCAACTGCTGGTGGTAAACCGGGATGCACAACGCGAACTCATCGACATCACGTGGGAGAGTTAACCGCCGTTCCCTGCTGTGCTATTTTCCGTTGTTTGCCGCCCCAGTCGCTGAGTTGACTTAAGATAGGGGCCAGTTCACGTGCCGTTTCTGTCAGCTCGTATTCTACCCGTGGCGGTACTTCAGCGTAAACGGTCCGTTTTACCAGTCCGTCCTGTTCCATCGTCCGGAGCTGCAGCGTGAGCATACGTTCAGTGATATACGAAAATTCTTTTTTGAGCTCGCTGAAGCGCATTTTGCGTTTCGCGAGCTTATCGAGTATCAGGAGTTTCCATCGGCCGCCCAGCAGGTAAACGGCGAAGGTAAGATCGCAATCGATGATGCATTTTTCATTGCGGCTATAGGTAGAGTTTTGCTTTCTGGTTCCCATTACTTACATATTTGTATGTACCATACAATTGACTGTATACTACCTAAAATTAACCGTTGCCCGCTACTTTTACAAAGAAATTTAAAGCAACAGTCATGGATCTCTTTTTAAAAGGAAAAACAGCGGTCGTAACAGGTGCCAGTCAGGGTATGGGCCGTGCTATTACCAAAGAACTGGCAGCAGAAGGCGTAAAAGTACTGGCTATCGGCAGAAACGATGATTTATTGAACAGCCTCCGGGAGGAGGTGGTGGCGGCAGGAGGTGTGGAACCGGTGGTGCTGTCGCAGGATTTTATGGCCGCTGACGCAACAGAGAAAATCGCTGCCGCCGCATGGGCTGGTTTGGGACAGGTGGATATCCTGGTCAACAATGCCGGCAGAAGCGTGCCGCTGGACGTTATCGGAGCAGATGAAGACTGGGATGCTTCTTTTATGCTGCATTTTGACCGGCTACGGCAGTTGACACAACAGTTCCTGCCGGCGATGATCGAACGCCGCCAGGGTGTTATCATCAATGTGACCAGCACTTTTGAACTGCGGACCATCAATGCCTCCTCTGTGGCCAAAGCTGCGGTAGTGGTATGGGCCAAGCAGCTGGCCGGTGAGCTGGGTAAATATGGTATCCGGGTGGTGAACCTGCAGCCGGGGCTGATCGATACAGAGAATATCCGTCCGTTTTTCCAGGGAGAGGCAAGGCAACAGTTTGCATCAAAAGAAATACCTCTGGGTGATTTCGGGGAAACAGAGGACATAGCCGATATGGTCACCTTCCTGGCGTCGCCAAGAGCGAAGTATGTGACCGGTACCTCAGTGACGGTGGACGGCGGTATGCGTTATGGCGCGTTTTGATAATCACTGTTAAAAAACGGCGAGGTCTCTATTTTCTCCGTGCGTTCCGCCCATACTGTGGGAATAGTATCATCTGTTGCGTATAATACGGTGATGCTGCCAACAATGGCAGCGATGGTGTCGCGGTCTCCCAGGCCGCTGACAGCTGTCCACAGCGCATTTTCGAAGTGTTCGTGATGATGTGCCGCGCACCAGAGTGCGAAAGGAACTGTGTCTGCCGCCGTCAGCAGCGTGCCATTGCCCAGTACGGACACGATGGTCCGTATATCGTAGCTGACGGGCAATGTAGCGGCTTTCCGGATTTTATATTTGATATCGCTTTCGGGCAGATGATGGATAATAAAATCGAAGAATACGGAAGACGAAAGGGTCGTGTCCTGTGTCCGGGCTGTGGCGCAACAGCAGGCGGCTAACGCTACTGCAATGGCGCCTGCGATGGCCTCCGGATGTGCATGGGTGACTTCTGCTGCCAGCCTGGCCTGTGCCACTACGGTGACCGGGTCGCCGGCAAACCAGGCGCCTATAGGCCCTGAACGCATCGCAGCACCGTTACCCGCAGAGCCCATCCCATCAAATACCGCACAGCTTACGGTTTGCCACGATTCTCCCGCGGCAATGCTTTTCATGATGGAATGGGCAGTGCCGCCATATCCGCGGTAGTCATCGAGCAGGTAATTACAGGCCAGCGCCTGGGCGAGGTAGTCCTGATCAATAGTACCACAGGCGGACAAAGTCCGGAATACGCCAATACCTTGTACGGTATCATCGGTAAATAGCCAATCGCCTGGTTGCAGGGTTCTGTTGGCCATCCTTTCAAGGACTTCCGCCTCTTTGCCGAAAAATGTTTCACCGAAAGCATCCCCTATGGATAATCCCCATAGCGACCGCCAGGCCAGCGCCGGTGTTCCTGATGTCATCATGTCCGGAAGATAAGGCTTTTGCAGATTTTGTGGTATTTTTGAAGGACCATGTCTGTAGTATTTAAACAACACGTCCGGAAACTGGTGGATGTCAGTGAAGAGGAACTGACGGCCATCCTCTCTTTTTTTGAGACCG encodes:
- a CDS encoding DUF2004 domain-containing protein gives rise to the protein MQHPLPHFGEINREQLEEYYSITTTAGINLDLNFEHTRIDADNAAMLAEWLRDIDQLDVKNKAALQQDFETSEGETQKYFRFYIEELPEEQLADLVGEAETDEEKAAILLSKLQLCRVGFYPDGKYGTTSYAVFDYTIYIDGEPEDQLLVVNRDAQRELIDITWES
- a CDS encoding winged helix-turn-helix transcriptional regulator — translated: MGTRKQNSTYSRNEKCIIDCDLTFAVYLLGGRWKLLILDKLAKRKMRFSELKKEFSYITERMLTLQLRTMEQDGLVKRTVYAEVPPRVEYELTETARELAPILSQLSDWGGKQRKIAQQGTAVNSPT
- a CDS encoding SDR family NAD(P)-dependent oxidoreductase; amino-acid sequence: MDLFLKGKTAVVTGASQGMGRAITKELAAEGVKVLAIGRNDDLLNSLREEVVAAGGVEPVVLSQDFMAADATEKIAAAAWAGLGQVDILVNNAGRSVPLDVIGADEDWDASFMLHFDRLRQLTQQFLPAMIERRQGVIINVTSTFELRTINASSVAKAAVVVWAKQLAGELGKYGIRVVNLQPGLIDTENIRPFFQGEARQQFASKEIPLGDFGETEDIADMVTFLASPRAKYVTGTSVTVDGGMRYGAF
- a CDS encoding ADP-ribosylglycohydrolase family protein, which encodes MMTSGTPALAWRSLWGLSIGDAFGETFFGKEAEVLERMANRTLQPGDWLFTDDTVQGIGVFRTLSACGTIDQDYLAQALACNYLLDDYRGYGGTAHSIMKSIAAGESWQTVSCAVFDGMGSAGNGAAMRSGPIGAWFAGDPVTVVAQARLAAEVTHAHPEAIAGAIAVALAACCCATARTQDTTLSSSVFFDFIIHHLPESDIKYKIRKAATLPVSYDIRTIVSVLGNGTLLTAADTVPFALWCAAHHHEHFENALWTAVSGLGDRDTIAAIVGSITVLYATDDTIPTVWAERTEKIETSPFFNSDYQNAP